One genomic region from Anopheles bellator chromosome 2, idAnoBellAS_SP24_06.2, whole genome shotgun sequence encodes:
- the LOC131212282 gene encoding major facilitator superfamily domain-containing protein 6 translates to MQPFSNDYGGGYGGNGYDQQQQQQPGQEIPMYPQGGTARPMVDPEAMGEVDPNQYPQAKESTHKIRGKSDILEMVFGSVDQELLPVKTFYFFFYSAFGSLFPLMGVYFKQMGMNPGQCGLLIGTRPFVEFLSAPFWGSYADRCKKGKMLLLASLGAWIIFTLPLGFIQPPATSCIERKNATDFELRTPQVPRILKRSIDESIELEMELACANGSENPYSRDKRAARPVAAAGVSPLGVSYANNFNEKLHRDWVSPLFSSIVYRTADIQKAFFLLLLLVIIGEFFSAPAITLADSAVITILGEDADRYGHQRMFGSLGWGLAMFFVGIALDHSTAFPDHPCGPEKQEKNYTICFATFSVLMGAALISATQIHFKYDYSEAQEQPQAEKVPQELTREEQMQAQLAQQLQLPSLAASGGGMASAAPPPAALGAQTKMFAQTTREMPEWVTVLKQFKNLKCASFLFVAWFMGFGIGLIFTFLFWHLQDYGGSPTLFGVASVINHISEIFAYFFSFRLITQIGHVKVLCLGLVGNILRFLYISYLKNPWWVLPFEFMQGITHAAVWAACCSYIAHNTPQHLRSSAQGVLQGLHHGLGRGCGAVIGGMFVTYFGTTATFRGYGIICILVLAAFVFINFYRKDEGFISEIPTTEDPHQVAEETAHLAPHGVPSNPIPRALSSTRLNEIGQQNVDNGYGTYQTTGGALDVPGGAPKNPFGASQGTNVYGGNQY, encoded by the exons ATGCAACCCTTTTCGAACGACTACGGTGGAGGCTATGGAGGCAACGGCtacgaccagcagcagcagcagcagcccggacAGGAAATCCCCATGTATCCGCAGGGTGGTACCGCTCGGCCGATGGTGGACCCGGAGGCGATGGGCGAGGTTGACCCCAATCA GTACCCGCAGGCAAAGGAATCGACGCACAAGATTCGCGGCAAATCGGACATCCTGGAGATGGTGTTTGGGTCGGTCGACCAGGAGTTGCTGCCCGTGAAGACGTTTTACTTCTTCTTCTACTCGGCCTTCGGCTCGCTGTTCCCGCTGATGGGTGTTTACTTCAAGCAGATGGGCATGAATCCGGGCCAGTGCGGGCTGCTCATCGGCACACGGCCCTTCGTGGAGTTCCTGTCGGCCCCGTTCTGGGGCAGCTATGCGGATCG CTGCAAAAAGGgcaaaatgctgctgctggcttcgCTCGGAGCGTGGATCATCTTCACCTTGCCGCTGGGCTTCATtcaaccgccggccaccagctgtATCGAGCGGAAGAATGCGACCGATTTTGAGCTCCGAACGCCTCAAGTACCGCGCATACTGAAGCGGTCCATCGACGAGAGCATCGAGCTGGAGATGGAGCTGGCCTGTGCGAATGGGAGCGAAAACCCGTACTCCAG GGACAAACGAGCGGCacgaccggtggcggcggccggagtATCGCCACTCGGCGTGAGCTACGCGAACAACTTCAACGAGAAGCTCCACAGAGACTGGGTTTCGCCACTGTTTTCATCGATCGTCTATCGCACGGCA GATATCCAAAAAGCGttcttcttgctgctgctcctggtcATCATAGGAGAGTTCTTCAGTGCCCCGGCCATAACGTTGGCCGATTCCGCCGTCATCACCATTCTGGGTGAGGATGCGGACCGCTACGGACATCAGCGGATGTTCGGCTCACTCGGATGGGGACTGGCCATGTTCTTTGTCGGCATCGCGCTCGACCACTCGACCGCCTTCCCTGACCACCCGTGCGGTCCGGAGAAGCAGGAGAAGAACTACACCATCTGCTTCGCCACGTTCTCGGTGCTGATGGGCGCGGCCCTCATTTCGGCCACCCAAATCCATTTCAAGTATGACTACTCG GAAGCACAGGAGCAGCCACAAGCCGAGAAAGTTCCCCAAGAGCTGACGCGCGAAGAGCAGATGCAAGCCCAGCTGGCCCAACAGCTGCAACTGCCATCGTTGGCAGCCAGCGGTGGAGGGATGGCCagcgcagcaccaccaccggctgctCTTGGTGCCCAG ACGAAAATGTTCGCCCAAACAACGCGCGAAATGCCCGAATGGGTCACGGTGTTGAAACAGTTCAAGAACCTGAAGTGCGCCTCGTTCCTGTTCGTCGCTTGGTTCATGGGTTTTGGCATCGGACTGATCTTCACGTTCCTGTTCTGGCACCTGCAAGACTACGGTGGCTCGCCGACCCTCTTCGGGGTGGCCTCGGTCATCAATCACATCTCGGAAATCTTTGCCTACTTCTTCAGCTTCCGTCTGATCACGCAAATCGGCCACGTTAAG GTGCTCTGCCTCGGGTTGGTCGGTAACATTCTTCGGTTCCTGTACATCTCCTACCTGAAAAACCCCTGGTGGGTCCTGCCGTTTGAGTTCATGCAAG GAATCACTCACGCTGCGGTATGGGCGGCCTGCTGTTCCTACATCGCGCACAACACGCCACAGCATCTGCGATCTTCGGCACAAG GCGTCCTGCAGGGACTCCACCACGGGCTGGGCAGAGGCTGCGGGGCCGTTATCGGGGGAATGTTCGTGACGTACTTCGGCACCACGGCCACCTTCCGCGGGTACGGCATCATCTGCATTCTCGTGCTGGCTGCGTTCGTGTTCATCAACTTCTACCGCAAGGACGAAGGTTTCATCTCCGAGATTCCGACGACCGAGGATCCGCATCAGGTGGCGGAAGAGACGGCCCACCTGGCTCCACACGGCGTACCGAGCAATCCGATACCGCGGGCCCTCTCGAGCACCCGGCTGAACGAGATCGGTCAGCAGAACGTCGACAATGGGTACGGCACCTACCAAACTACCGGTGGTGCTCTGGACGTTCCCGGCGGAGCTCCAAAGAACCCTTTCGGGGCCTCGCAAGGTACTAACGTGTACGGCGGAAACCAGTACTAA